From a single Brassica napus cultivar Da-Ae chromosome C9, Da-Ae, whole genome shotgun sequence genomic region:
- the LOC106387700 gene encoding TOM1-like protein 1, which produces MSDNLMDKVTAFGERLKIGGSEVSNKITAGMSSMSFKVKELFQGPNPTDKIVEDATSENLEEPDWDMNLEICDMINQETINSVDLIRGIKKRIMMNQPRIQYLALVLLETCVKNCEKAFSEVAAERVLDEMVKLIDDPQTVVNNRNKALILIEAWGESTSELRYLPVFEETYKSLKARGIRFPGRDNESLAPIFTPARSAPAPEVNVDPAQHAREPEHAQYNAPVRSFTAEETKEAFDIARNSIELLSTVLSSSPQHDALQDDLTTTLVQQCRQSQTTVQRIIETAGEDEALLFEALNVNDELVKTLSKYEEMNKPSAPPTAPEPAMIPVAEEPDDASDHGKEESLVRKSSIARAGSHGGGGGRSGDDMMDDLDEMIFGKKSGGDEGDSSTDDKKKQQSPCKSDDLIRF; this is translated from the exons ATGAGTGACAATCTCATGGACAAAGTTACCGCATTTGGTGAGCGCCTCAAGATTGGAGGTTCGGAAGTGAGCAACAAAATCACCGCTGGTATGAGCTCGATGAGCTTCAAAGTGAAGGAGCTTTTCCAAGGCCCGAACCCAACTGATAAGATAGTTGAGGATGCTACTTCTGAGAATCTAGAGGAGCCTGACTGGGATATGAATTTGGAGATATGCGACATGATTAACCAGGAGACGATTAACAGCGTCGATTTGATCCGCGGGATAAAGAAGAGGATAATGATGAACCAGCCGAGGATTCAGTACCTTGCCTTGGTTTTGCTTGAGACGTGTGTTAAGAACTGTGAGAAGGCCTTCTCAGAGGTGGCAGCTGAGAGAGTCCTTGATGAAATGGTCAAGCTTATTGATGATCCACAAACAGTTGTGAACAATCGAAACAAGGCTTTGATACTGATAGAAGCTTGGGGAGAATCGACCAGTGAACTCCGCTACCTACCAGTTTTCGAAGAAACTTACAAG AGCTTAAAAGCGAGAGGTATCCGTTTTCCTGGACGAGACAACGAGAGCTTGGCACCTATTTTCACCCCTGCTCGGTCAGCTCCAGCACCAGAAGTGAATGTTGATCCTGCTCAGCATGCTCGTGAGCCTGAACATGCTCAGTATAATGCTCCTGTAAGAAGCTTTACCGCTGAGGAGACAAAGGAAGCTTTCGATATAGCAAGAAACAGCATTGAACTTCTTTCCACGGTTCTGTCCTCTTCACCTCAACACGATGCTTTACAG GACGACTTAACAACGACACTTGTACAGCAATGCCGCCAGTCTCAAACCACAGTCCAAAGAATCATCGAAACAGCAGGTGAAGACGAAGCCCTTCTATTCGAAGCCTTGAACGTGAACGATGAGCTTGTGAAAACACTGTCCAAGTACGAGGAGATGAACAAACCCTCAGCACCGCCAACCGCACCTGAACCAGCCATGATACCCGTTGCTGAAGAGCCCGATGACGCTTCAGATCATGGGAAAGAAGAATCTCTGGTCAGAAAATCATCGATTGCACGAGCTGGGAGCCATGGAGGTGGTGGTGGGAGGAGTGGGGATGACATGATGGATGATCTAGATGAGATGATATTTGGCAAGAAAAGTGGCGGTGATGAAGGTGATTCTTCAACTGATGACAAGAAGAAGCAGCAGTCTCCGTGTAAAAGCGATGATCTCATTAGATTCTGA
- the LOC106387705 gene encoding probable arabinosyltransferase ARAD1, with protein MAGKQQNNHRTLPRFRSKTLILTLIISSFSLLVILFTFPSSPNPPVRIETSFVASLEQFLIHKAPKLNPPLRDDTVRGEKEDDDVRKVDEMVFERENRLLDEDPVGYPVKVYVYEMPKKFTFDLLWLFHNTYKETSNATSNGSPVHRLIEQHSVDYWLWADLISPESERRLKSVVKVHKQEEADLFYVPFFTTISFFLLEKQQCKALYREALKWVTDQPAWKRSEGRDHIFPIHHPWSFKTVRKFVKNAIWLLPDMDSTGNWYKPGQVSLEKDLILPYVPNVDLCDAKCLSESAPTRTTLLFFRGRLKRNAGGKIRAKLGTELSGVKDVIITEGTAGEGGKLAAQAGMRRSLFCLCPAGDTPSSARLFDAIVSGCIPVIVSDELELPFEGILDYRKVAVIVSSSDAIQPGWLVNHLRSLLPSQVKKFQNSLAQYSRHFLYSSPAQPLGPEDLTWRMIAGKLVNIKLHTRRSQRVVNGSRSICRCDCWRANSTASNSLSHLLS; from the exons ATGGCTGGAAAACAGCAGAATAATCATCGTACTCTCCCCAGATTCAGAtccaaaaccctaatcttaACACTCATCATCTCCTCCTTCTCTCTACTCGTCATCCTTTTCACCTTCCCTTCCTCTCCGAACCCACCGGTCCGGATAGAGACGTCCTTCGTCGCCTCGCTTGAGCAGTTTCTGATCCACAAGGCGCCGAAGCTTAATCCACCGTTGAGAGACGACACGGTGCGTGGCGAgaaggaagatgatgatgtgAGGAAGGTCGATGAAATGGTGTTTGAGAGAGAGAATCGGTTGTTAGACGAAGATCCGGTCGGGTATCCGGTTAAGGTTTACGTGTACGAGATGCCGAAGAAGTTCACTTTCGATCTTCTCTGGTTGTTTCACAACACTTACAAGGAGACGTCGAACGCCACCTCTAACGGTAGCCCTGTGCATCGCCTAATCGAACAG CATTCTGTTGATTATTGGCTCTGGGCTGATCTGATCTCTCCTGAATCCGAGCGGCGTTTGAAAAGTGTCGTGAAGGTTCATAAGCAGGAGGAAGCAGACTTATTCTATGTTCCGTTTTTCACCACaatcagcttcttcttgttggAGAAGCAGCAATGCAAAGCACTCTACAGG GAAGCATTGAAGTGGGTCACTGATCAGCCTGCTTGGAAAAGATCTGAGGGAAGGGATCATATCTTCCCTATTCACCATCCCTGGTCTTTCAAGACCGTACGCAAATTTGTGAAGAACGCAATCTGGCTTTTACCAGATATGGACTCCACTGGGAACTG gtataagcctgggcaaGTTTCACTGGAGAAAGACCTGATTCTTCCTTACGTTCCAAATGTTGATCTATGTGATGCCAAATGCTTGTCGGAAAGTGCACCAACGAGGACCACACTTCTTTTTTTCCGAGGACGGCTTAAGAGGAACGCT GGAGGTAAAATACGAGCCAAGCTTGGTACGGAACTAAGTGGTGTCAAGGATGTAATCATCACTGAAGGGACTGCCGGAGAGGGAGGGAAACTGGCAGCTCAGGCCGGCATGCGTAG ATCTTTATTCTGTTTGTGTCCTGCCGGTGACACACCATCCTCAGCGAGACTGTTTGATGCCATTGTTAGTGGCTGTATACCTGTTATAGTCAGTGACGAGTTGGAACTTCCTTTTGAAGGAATACTTGATTACAGGAAG GTTGCTGTGATTGTTTCTTCTAGTGATGCAATACAACCAGGGTGGCTTGTCAATCATCTGAGAAGCCTTTTACCCTCCCAAGTCAAGAAATTCCAGAATAGCCTTGCTCAA TACTCGCGGCATTTCCTATATTCAAGCCCTGCTCAGCCTTTAGGCCCAGAGGATTTGACATGGAGAATG ATAGCTGGAAAGCTGGTGAACATTAAGCTTCACACGAGGAGGTCACAACGGGTGGTGAACGGATCTAGGAGTATTTGCAGATGCGATTGCTGGAGAGCAAACTCTACAGCCTCCAATTCTTTGAGTCATCTCTTGTCTTAA
- the LOC106387702 gene encoding peptidyl-tRNA hydrolase 2, mitochondrial, whose protein sequence is MDLTWLSALIVGAALGFCIGTRRSKPPPVEAAVDGDSTKLIPKSPLEIEKLADILDDFKMVLVVRNDLKMGKGKIAAQCSHATLGLYKKLVRRAPKALDCWEECAQPKVVVKIETEDEMLELQERAKSLKLPTHITIDAGRTQIAPNSRTVMAILGPVQVVDEVTGGLKLL, encoded by the exons ATGGATTTGACGTGGTTGAGTGCTCTAATCGTTGGAGCTGCACTTGGATTCTGCATTGGCACTCGTCGTTCCAAGCCTCCTCCTGTTGAGGCTGCTGTTGATGGAGATAGCACCAAACTGATTCCAAAGAGTCCTCTCGAGATTGAGAAACTCGCTGATATCCTCGATGATTTCAAAATG GTTTTGGTTGTGAGGAATGATCTTAAAATGGGTAAAGGCAAGATTGCTGCACAATGCAG TCATGCAACTTTAGGTTTGTACAAAAAGCTCGTTCGTCGTGCTCCAAAAGCATTGGACTG CTGGGAGGAGTGTGCACAACCAAAAGTTGTTGTGAAAATCGAGACCGAGGATGAGATGCTAGAATTGCAA GAAAGAGCCAAATCCCTTAAACTGCCTACCCATATCACCATCGATGCTGGAAGGACTCAAATCGCTCCAA ATTCAAGGACAGTTATGGCTATTCTTG GACCAGTCCAAGTTGTTGATGAAGTAACAGGTGGACTGAAGCTTCTTTAA
- the LOC106383772 gene encoding pentatricopeptide repeat-containing protein At5g16860, with the protein MIRRHLIPNAAAKPHQYLKPSLFSTSPPEITPPFIHKCKTISQVKLIHGKLISLGIITLNRTSHLISTYISLGCSSSSVSLLRRFPPSDAGVYHWNSLIRFYGENGRFSESLSLFRLMHSLSWTPDNYTFPFVFKACGEISSVRYGASAHALSRVTGFNSNVFVGNALVAMYTRCGCLGDARKVFDEMSVIGVWDVVSWNSIIESYAKLGKPKMAVEMLRRMTNEFEFRPDDITLVNVIPPCASLGAHSLGKQLHGFAIRSEIIENMFVGNCLVDMYAKCGMMDEANTVFSNMRLKDVVSWNVMVAGYSEFGRFDDVVRLFEKMQEEKIKMDVVTWSAAISGYAQRGLGYEALGVFRQMLSSGVKPNEVTLISVLSGCASVGALMHGKEIHCYAIKHPIDLCRNVHGDDNMVINQLIDMYAKCKEVDTARAMFDSVSPVDRDVVTWTVMIGGYSQHGDANKALKLFSEMFEQTRPNAFTISCALVACASLAALRIGKQIHAYALRNQKNAVPLFVSNCLVDMYAKCGDIGKGRLVFDSMTERNEVTWTSLMTGYGMHGYGEEALEIFAEMWKMGFNLDGVTLLVVLYACSHSGMIDEGMEYFNRMETDFGVSPCPEHYACMVDLLGRAGQLDAALRLIEEMPMEPPPVVWVALLSCCRIHGKFELGEYAAKKITELASNNDGSYTLLSNIYASTGRWKDVARVRSLMRHKGVKKRPGCSWVEGIKGTTTFFVGDKTHPRANEIYQVLSDHMQRIKDIGYVPEKDFALHDVDDEEKGDLLLDHSEKLALAYGILTTSRGAAIRITKNLRVCGDCHTTFTYISRIIDHDIILRDSSRFHHFKNGMCSCKGYW; encoded by the coding sequence ATGATCCGCCGCCACCTCATCCCCAACGCCGCCGCGAAACCCCACCAATACCTTAAACCCTCTCTCTTCTCCACATCTCCGCCGGAGATAACCCCGCCGTTCATTCACAAATGCAAAACCATTTCTCAAGTCAAGCTCATTCACGGGAAACTCATCTCCCTCGGAATCATAACCTTGAATCGCACTTCCCACCTCATCTCCACCTACATCTCCCTCGGTTGCTCATCCTCCTCCGTATCTCTCCTCCGTCGATTCCCTCCATCCGACGCCGGCGTCTACCACTGGAACTCTCTCATCCGCTTCTACGGCGAAAATGGCCGTTTCAGCGAGTCCCTCTCTTTGTTCCGCCTTATGCATTCTCTGTCGTGGACGCCGGACAATTACACGTTCCCCTTCGTCTTCAAGGCTTGCGGCGAAATCTCCTCCGTTCGTTACGGAGCGTCTGCCCACGCGCTCTCTCGGGTTACCGGGTTTAATTCCAATGTCTTTGTGGGAAACGCGCTTGTGGCTATGTATACTCGTTGTGGTTGTTTGGGAGATGCacggaaggtgttcgatgaaatgtctgtTATTGGTGTTTGGGACGTTGTCTCGtggaactctataatagagagtTATGCTAAGTTAGGGAAGCCTAAAATGGCGGTTGAGATGTTGAGGCGGATGACTAACGAGTTTGAGTTCAGGCCTGATGATATCACCCTTGTGAATGTGATTCCTCCTTGTGCTTCTCTTGGTGCTCATTCACTAGGGAAGCAGCTACACGGGTTCGCGATCAGAAGCGAGATAATAGAGAATATGTTTGTAGGGAACTGTTTGGTGGATATGTATGCAAAGTGCGGGATGATGGATGAGGCGAACACGGTGTTCTCGAACATGAGGTTGAAGGATGTAGTGTCCTGGAATGTTATGGTTGCTGGGTATTCAGAGTTTGGAAGGTTTGATGATGTTGTCAGGTTGTTTGAGAAGATGCAGGAAGAAAAGATTAAAATGGATGTTGTTACTTGGAGTGCTGCTATATCAGGGTACGCTCAACGGGGACTTGGATATGAAGCATTGGGTGTGTTTAGGCAGATGTTGTCTTCCGGGGTTAAACCGAATGAAGTCACGCTTATCTCGGTTCTTTCGGGTTGTGCTTCTGTTGGAGCATTGATGCATGGTAAAGAGATTCATTGTTATGCAATCAAACATCCCATAGACTTGTGTCGGAACGTACATGGTGATGATAATATGGTCATTAATCAACTGATTGACATGTATGCTAAGTGCAAAGAAGTTGATACTGCGCGTGCTATGTTTGATTCTGTTTCCCCCGTAGACAGGGATGTTGTGACTTGGACTGTGATGATCGGTGGATACTCTCAGCACGGGGATGCAAATAAAGCTCTCAAACTTTTCTCTGAGATGTTCGAGCAAACAAGACCGAATGCTTTTACTATATCATGTGCCCTTGTGGCATGTGCCAGTTTGGCTGCATTGAGAATTGGCAAGCAGATTCACGCTTATGCATTGCGCAACCAAAAGAATGCAGTTCCACTGTTCGTATCGAACTGCCTGGTagatatgtatgcaaaatgtggAGACATCGGTAAAGGCCGGCTTGTGTTTGACAGCATGACAGAGAGAAATGAAGTTACTTGGACATCTCTAATGACGGGTTACGGTATGCATGGTTATGGAGAAGAAGCTCTTGAAATCTTCGCTGAGATGTGGAAAATGGGTTTTAATCTTGATGGTGTTACGTTACTTGTTGTACTCTATGCTTGCAGCCATTCGGGAATGATCGATGAAGGCATGGAGTATTTCAATAGAATGGAAACTGATTTTGGGGTAAGTCCTTGCCCGGAGCATTATGCCTGTATGGTTGACCTGTTGGGTCGTGCTGGGCAGTTGGATGCAGCTTTGCGTCTCATTGAAGAGATGCCAATGGAGCCTCCTCCTGTGGTTTGGGTTGCTTTGCTCAGTTGCTGTAGAATCCATGGAAAATTTGAACTCGGGGAGTACGCCGCTAAGAAAATAACAGAGCTAGCATCTAATAACGATGGATCATACACGTTGCTCTCGAATATATATGCAAGTACAGGGCGTTGGAAAGATGTGGCTAGAGTCAGATCTTTGATGAGACATAAAGGAGTTAAAAAAAGACCTGGTTGTAGCTGGGTGGAAGGAATTAAAGGAACTACTACGTTCTTTGTGGGTGATAAAACACATCCACGAGCTAATGAGATATACCAAGTTCTCTCAGATCATATGCAACGCATCAAGGACATTGGTTACGTTCCTGAGAAAGACTTTGCTCTGCATGATGTAGACGATGAAGAGAAGGGTGATCTACTTTTGGACCACAGTGAGAAATTAGCTCTTGCGTACGGTATTCTAACAACTTCTCGAGGTGCAGCTATCAGGATTACTAAGAATTTAAGGGTATGTGGCGATTGCCATACTACATTCACATACATCTCTAGAATCATTGATCATGACATTATATTGAGGGATTCGAGTCGCTTCCATCATTTCAAAAATGGAATGTGTTCCTGCAAAGGTTACTGGTGA